Proteins from one Microcoleus sp. FACHB-672 genomic window:
- a CDS encoding DUF5357 family protein produces the protein MKETFDLFQRLLDFLKPNRPFSWRTLLLLSGFSWSMAFLSRSLADALNTETTATSDIISFFGWIFLIVGLDWWTMDHPYRFAGFSLGSWVTGALVCLFLYVFLFDEVANEVPSVPFVSWPIISALITVTHLFYPARASYRATLTTQRLIIIVLCHFLISCWIQFNFLIRDWLEDYPSLLIDDFTRSGFVVQLDSSAKALTRGEEMLNSIEQIVKNKLEGKSWTEAQLGLLEIQQNLQEKKPWREVKEWLVTLERPSNNLQNKLQVGLSDAEEDFWWYIQSEVNESNIESTLNLQAIWQGPRASEEEYYFTKTCWVKPITKSPTRATKQLPAFPQSVSSPLQCEEVEPPIAEDSTELEN, from the coding sequence GTGAAAGAAACCTTCGATCTTTTTCAGCGCTTGCTGGATTTCCTCAAACCCAATCGTCCTTTTTCCTGGCGAACCTTACTTTTACTTAGTGGGTTTTCTTGGTCGATGGCATTTTTGTCAAGATCATTGGCTGACGCCCTTAATACTGAAACAACGGCAACGTCGGACATCATATCATTTTTTGGTTGGATATTTTTAATTGTAGGGCTTGATTGGTGGACGATGGATCACCCCTACAGGTTTGCCGGCTTTTCTTTAGGATCTTGGGTGACGGGAGCTTTAGTTTGTTTATTTTTATATGTGTTTTTGTTTGACGAAGTTGCTAATGAGGTTCCGTCTGTTCCCTTCGTGAGCTGGCCGATCATTTCTGCCCTAATTACAGTTACCCACCTATTTTATCCGGCTCGCGCTAGCTACAGGGCAACTCTAACCACACAAAGATTGATTATTATAGTTTTATGCCACTTCCTAATTAGTTGTTGGATTCAATTTAATTTCCTAATTCGAGATTGGTTAGAAGATTACCCGAGTTTATTAATCGATGATTTTACAAGAAGTGGGTTTGTTGTACAGCTAGATTCTTCAGCAAAGGCACTAACAAGAGGCGAAGAAATGCTAAATTCTATTGAGCAAATTGTAAAAAATAAACTAGAAGGCAAATCTTGGACAGAGGCGCAACTCGGGCTATTAGAAATTCAACAAAACCTACAGGAGAAAAAGCCTTGGCGAGAGGTTAAGGAATGGTTAGTCACTTTAGAGAGACCGTCAAATAACTTACAAAATAAACTTCAAGTTGGCCTTTCTGATGCTGAAGAAGATTTCTGGTGGTACATTCAAAGCGAGGTCAATGAATCTAATATAGAATCTACCTTAAATTTGCAAGCGATTTGGCAAGGGCCGAGAGCAAGTGAAGAAGAGTATTATTTCACAAAAACTTGTTGGGTTAAGCCGATTACAAAATCTCCAACTCGGGCGACAAAGCAGCTTCCCGCTTTCCCTCAAAGCGTAAGCAGCCCCCTCCAATGCGAAGAGGTTGAACCTCCGATTGCAGAAGACTCAACTGAACTAGAAAATTAA
- a CDS encoding ABC transporter permease, whose product MNLSRILTIAIHVFWEVLRERVLYIVGFFLIVFPSAILLLKEFSVGTEKKIILDFGIALIGLLGLVVAVFVGTGLINKEIEKRTVLVTISKPVSRSEFIIGKHLGLSAVLALLVTLMTVIYLVILSLYQVKYPIGSILVAALYLFFELSLLAAVAILFGVFTSSLLATSLTISVYVMGHLSRDLLQLGDISKNPTIKNVTQGIYLVLPDLARLDLKNQAVYGILPPPTELLFNAGYGLLYIVLLLAIANLIFWRREF is encoded by the coding sequence GTGAATTTGTCCAGAATTTTGACAATTGCAATTCATGTTTTTTGGGAAGTGCTTCGTGAACGAGTGCTTTACATTGTTGGTTTTTTTCTTATTGTGTTTCCATCTGCAATACTCTTGTTAAAAGAATTTTCAGTTGGTACGGAGAAAAAAATTATTCTTGATTTTGGGATCGCATTAATCGGTCTATTGGGTTTAGTTGTTGCAGTTTTTGTTGGCACCGGCTTGATTAACAAAGAAATCGAAAAGCGAACCGTACTTGTCACGATCTCTAAGCCGGTTAGCCGTTCAGAGTTTATTATTGGTAAACACCTCGGCTTGTCAGCCGTGCTGGCTTTGCTGGTTACACTCATGACGGTTATTTATTTGGTTATATTGAGTTTATATCAGGTAAAATATCCCATAGGTAGCATTCTAGTAGCCGCCCTCTACCTCTTCTTTGAGCTGTCTTTGCTCGCAGCAGTTGCCATTCTTTTTGGTGTTTTTACCAGTTCATTGCTAGCAACCTCACTTACGATTTCTGTTTACGTCATGGGGCATTTAAGCCGAGATTTATTGCAATTGGGCGACATTAGCAAAAACCCCACGATCAAAAATGTCACGCAAGGCATTTATTTAGTCTTGCCAGACTTAGCTAGACTGGATCTAAAAAATCAGGCAGTTTATGGGATTTTACCCCCACCGACAGAATTGCTTTTTAACGCCGGCTATGGACTGCTTTACATTGTCCTGCTGCTGGCAATCGCCAACCTGATATTCTGGCGTCGAGAGTTTTAA